From the Streptomyces nigrescens genome, one window contains:
- a CDS encoding PAC2 family protein, giving the protein MIELEGVPELIDPVMVAAFEGWNDAGDAASAAVAHLDREWKGEVFAALDAEDYYDFQVNRPTVFLDGGVRKITWPTTRLSVVRVGDTNGKGRKRDLVLVRGIEPSMRWRSFCNEILGFAHELGVEMLVVLGSLLGDTPHTRPVPVSGVTSDADLASRLDLEESRYEGPTGIVGILQEACTHAGVPAVSLWAAVPHYVSQPPNPKASLALLNRLEDLLDVRIPLGELTEDARAWQLGVDQLAAEDSEVAEYVQSLEEARDTADLPEASGEAIAREFERYLRRRDPQSGPGVATEGGLADGRDSSYLRDTTSGRTRPPRPVSKEPREPKAGEDSATGPKDTAKGNGTTETPDSSGGADSADSPRPEDGPEGNGS; this is encoded by the coding sequence GTGATCGAGCTCGAGGGGGTACCCGAGCTGATCGACCCGGTCATGGTGGCCGCGTTCGAAGGCTGGAACGACGCCGGCGACGCCGCCTCCGCCGCGGTCGCACATCTCGACCGGGAATGGAAGGGCGAGGTCTTCGCCGCGCTGGACGCGGAGGACTACTACGACTTCCAGGTGAACCGTCCCACCGTCTTCCTGGACGGCGGGGTACGCAAGATCACCTGGCCGACGACCCGCCTCTCCGTCGTCCGCGTCGGCGATACGAACGGCAAGGGCCGCAAGCGCGACCTCGTCCTGGTCCGCGGTATCGAGCCCAGCATGCGCTGGCGTTCGTTCTGCAACGAAATCCTCGGTTTCGCCCATGAGTTGGGTGTGGAGATGCTGGTGGTGCTGGGCTCGCTGCTCGGCGACACCCCGCACACCCGCCCGGTGCCGGTCAGCGGCGTCACCTCCGACGCGGATCTGGCCTCCCGGCTCGATCTGGAGGAGTCCCGCTACGAGGGCCCCACGGGCATCGTCGGCATCCTCCAGGAGGCGTGCACCCATGCCGGTGTCCCCGCGGTGAGCCTGTGGGCCGCGGTGCCGCACTATGTCTCCCAGCCGCCCAACCCGAAGGCCAGCCTCGCCCTGCTCAACCGCCTGGAGGACCTCCTCGACGTCCGTATCCCGCTGGGCGAGCTGACCGAGGACGCCCGCGCCTGGCAGCTGGGCGTGGACCAACTGGCGGCCGAGGACAGCGAGGTCGCCGAGTACGTCCAGTCGCTGGAGGAGGCGCGGGACACCGCGGACCTGCCGGAGGCGTCCGGAGAGGCCATCGCCCGCGAGTTCGAGCGCTATCTGCGCCGCCGCGACCCGCAGTCCGGTCCCGGTGTGGCGACGGAAGGCGGGCTCGCCGACGGCCGCGACAGCTCCTACCTCCGCGACACCACCAGCGGCCGCACCCGTCCGCCCCGCCCGGTGTCCAAGGAGCCCCGCGAGCCGAAGGCCGGCGAGGACTCGGCGACGGGCCCGAAGGACACGGCCAAGGGCAACGGCACCACCGAGACCCCGGACTCGTCGGGCGGCGCGGACTCCGCCGACTCCCCACGGCCGGAGGACGGCCCGGAGGGCAACGGAAGCTGA
- a CDS encoding enolase C-terminal domain-like protein, whose amino-acid sequence MAVTDTVTELEVHDVRFPTSEQLDGSDAMNPDPDYSAAYVVLRTGSGPQGHGFCFTIGRGNEVMAAAIRSLAPYVVGRAAPVTAAGLAALHHDLTHDSQLRWLGPEKGVMQMAAGALVNAAWDLAAGRAGLPVWEFLAALTPEELVSLVDFRYLSDALTPEEALALLRAAEPGRAERAARLKAEGYPAYTTSPGWLGYDDTKLVRLAKQAVADGFGQIKLKVGADLDDDKRRLRLARDAVGPGVRIAVDANQRWDVAEAVRWMTALAPWTPHWIEEPTSPDDVLGHAAVRSGQPVKVATGEHVANRVVFKQLLQAGAVDFVQIDAARVAGVNENLAILLLAAKYGVPVCPHAGGVGLCELVQHLAMFDYVAVSGSWEDRVIEYVDHLHDHFSDPVVIDRGRYRAPTAPGFSARMKPGSVAAHRFPDGPVWRARQQPHDHRGEQEVTV is encoded by the coding sequence ATGGCCGTGACCGACACCGTGACCGAGCTCGAGGTCCACGACGTCCGCTTCCCCACCTCGGAGCAGCTCGACGGCTCGGACGCCATGAACCCGGACCCCGACTACTCCGCCGCCTATGTCGTGCTGCGCACCGGCAGCGGACCGCAGGGGCACGGCTTCTGCTTCACCATCGGGCGCGGCAACGAGGTCATGGCCGCCGCGATCCGGTCCCTCGCGCCCTACGTCGTCGGCCGCGCCGCCCCCGTCACCGCCGCCGGTCTCGCCGCCCTGCACCACGACCTCACCCACGACTCCCAGCTGCGCTGGCTCGGCCCCGAAAAAGGGGTGATGCAGATGGCGGCCGGGGCACTGGTCAACGCCGCCTGGGACCTGGCCGCGGGCCGGGCGGGGCTGCCCGTGTGGGAGTTCCTCGCCGCGCTGACGCCCGAGGAACTGGTCTCGCTCGTCGACTTCCGCTATCTGTCCGACGCCCTGACCCCCGAGGAGGCGCTGGCCCTCCTGCGCGCCGCCGAACCCGGCCGCGCCGAACGCGCCGCCCGCCTCAAGGCCGAGGGCTACCCCGCGTACACCACCTCGCCCGGCTGGCTCGGCTACGACGACACCAAGCTGGTGCGGCTGGCGAAGCAGGCGGTGGCCGACGGCTTCGGCCAGATCAAGCTCAAGGTGGGCGCCGACCTCGACGACGACAAGCGGCGGCTGCGGCTGGCCAGGGACGCGGTCGGCCCCGGCGTGCGGATCGCCGTCGATGCCAACCAGCGCTGGGACGTGGCCGAGGCGGTCCGCTGGATGACCGCGCTGGCGCCCTGGACCCCGCACTGGATCGAGGAGCCGACCAGCCCGGACGACGTCCTGGGGCACGCCGCGGTGCGCTCCGGACAGCCCGTCAAGGTCGCCACCGGAGAGCATGTCGCCAACCGGGTGGTCTTCAAGCAGCTGTTGCAGGCCGGCGCCGTGGACTTCGTACAGATCGACGCGGCGCGGGTCGCCGGGGTCAACGAGAACCTCGCGATCCTGCTGCTGGCCGCGAAGTACGGGGTACCGGTGTGCCCGCACGCCGGCGGGGTGGGGCTGTGCGAGCTGGTGCAGCATCTGGCGATGTTCGACTACGTGGCGGTGTCCGGGAGTTGGGAGGACCGGGTCATCGAGTACGTCGACCATTTGCACGACCACTTCAGCGACCCCGTCGTCATCGACCGCGGCCGCTACCGCGCCCCGACCGCGCCCGGCTTCTCGGCCCGGATGAAACCCGGTTCGGTCGCCGCCCACCGCTTTCCCGACGGGCCCGTGTGGCGCGCCCGTCAGCAGCCGCACGACCACCGGGGCGAGCAGGAGGTCACCGTATGA
- a CDS encoding SDR family NAD(P)-dependent oxidoreductase, translating to MSDAPRTGRHPADFEGMAALVTGGGSGIGAATAALLLARGARVAVLDRDPAGAPAGAIPVTADVTSDAAVRAAVGEAVGELGALHTLVGNAGTGAVGTVEDNDDAEWSRVLDVNVLGLVRTARAALPALRRTAAGAPGRVSITHTCSIAATAGLPQRALYGASKGAVLSLTLAMAADHLREGIRVNCVNPGTADTPWVGRLLDRADDPVAERAALHARQPMGRMVTADEVAAAIASLASPSASGITGTALAVDGGMQGVRLRPAT from the coding sequence ATGAGCGACGCACCGCGGACCGGCCGCCACCCGGCCGACTTCGAGGGGATGGCCGCCCTCGTCACCGGCGGCGGCTCCGGCATCGGGGCGGCCACCGCCGCGCTGCTGCTGGCGCGCGGCGCGCGGGTCGCCGTCCTGGACCGGGACCCGGCCGGCGCGCCCGCCGGGGCGATCCCGGTCACGGCCGATGTGACCTCCGACGCCGCCGTACGGGCCGCCGTCGGCGAAGCGGTGGGGGAGCTGGGCGCCCTGCACACCCTCGTCGGCAACGCCGGGACCGGCGCCGTCGGCACCGTCGAGGACAACGACGACGCGGAGTGGAGCCGGGTCCTGGACGTCAATGTGCTGGGGCTGGTGCGCACCGCCCGCGCCGCGCTGCCGGCGCTGCGCCGCACCGCCGCAGGCGCCCCTGGCCGGGTCTCCATCACCCACACCTGCTCCATCGCCGCCACCGCGGGCCTGCCGCAGCGCGCGCTGTACGGCGCCAGCAAGGGCGCGGTGCTCTCGCTGACCCTCGCGATGGCCGCCGACCACCTCCGCGAGGGCATCCGCGTCAACTGCGTCAACCCGGGCACCGCCGACACCCCGTGGGTCGGCCGGCTGCTGGACCGCGCCGACGACCCGGTCGCCGAACGCGCCGCCCTCCACGCCCGCCAGCCGATGGGCCGGATGGTCACCGCCGACGAAGTCGCCGCCGCCATCGCCTCGTTGGCGTCCCCGTCCGCCTCCGGCATCACCGGGACGGCGCTCGCCGTGGACGGGGGGATGCAGGGGGTACGACTGCGGCCCGCAACGTGA
- a CDS encoding sugar ABC transporter substrate-binding protein — protein sequence MRLRTTGAAACAAVLALAALTGCNRGSDTAGGRIGIDMPRTDTDFWNSYQQYLEKDLDDGGPAALPLSNSQNDIAKVVSNVQALTDQGAGAIVMAPQDTGAISAELQRLAEKKIPVVSVDTRPDEGKVYMVVRADNRAYGEKSCEYLGRQLGGKGRVAELQGDLSSVNGRDRSEAFAACMKRKFPKITVHELATDWKGEVASAKLQSLLAQHPDLNGIYMQAGGAFLQPTLALLEQKKLLRPAGSDGHITIISNDGIPDELDAIRVGKIDATLSQPADLYAKYALHYAKAGLDGKTFKPGPTDHGSTIVKIKNGLEDQLPAPLVTKDTVDDKKLWANQLEKKK from the coding sequence ATGAGATTGCGTACGACCGGCGCGGCGGCCTGTGCCGCGGTGCTCGCCCTCGCCGCGCTCACCGGCTGCAACCGCGGCAGTGACACCGCGGGCGGCAGGATCGGCATCGATATGCCCCGTACGGACACCGACTTCTGGAACTCCTACCAGCAGTACCTGGAGAAGGACCTGGACGACGGCGGCCCGGCAGCGCTGCCGCTGTCCAACTCGCAGAACGACATCGCCAAGGTCGTCTCCAATGTGCAGGCGCTGACCGACCAGGGCGCCGGAGCGATCGTGATGGCACCGCAGGACACCGGCGCCATCTCCGCCGAGCTGCAGCGCCTGGCGGAGAAGAAGATCCCGGTGGTGAGCGTGGACACCCGCCCCGACGAGGGCAAGGTCTACATGGTCGTACGCGCCGACAACCGCGCCTACGGGGAGAAGTCCTGCGAATACCTCGGCCGGCAGTTGGGCGGCAAGGGGCGGGTGGCCGAACTCCAGGGTGATCTCAGCTCGGTCAACGGACGGGACCGCTCCGAGGCGTTCGCGGCCTGTATGAAGCGGAAGTTCCCGAAGATCACCGTGCATGAGCTGGCCACGGACTGGAAGGGCGAGGTCGCCTCCGCCAAGCTGCAGAGCCTGCTCGCCCAGCATCCGGACCTCAACGGCATCTACATGCAGGCCGGCGGCGCCTTCCTGCAGCCGACGCTCGCCCTCCTGGAGCAGAAGAAGCTGCTCCGGCCGGCCGGCTCCGACGGGCACATCACCATCATCTCCAACGACGGCATCCCGGACGAACTGGACGCGATCCGGGTCGGGAAGATCGACGCCACCCTCTCCCAGCCCGCCGACCTCTACGCCAAGTACGCGCTCCACTACGCCAAGGCCGGCCTGGACGGCAAGACCTTCAAGCCGGGGCCGACCGATCACGGCTCCACCATCGTGAAGATCAAGAACGGTCTGGAGGACCAGCTGCCGGCGCCCCTGGTCACCAAGGACACCGTGGACGACAAGAAGCTGTGGGCCAATCAGCTGGAAAAGAAGAAGTAG
- a CDS encoding sugar ABC transporter ATP-binding protein has translation METHDRAAAVHAEGIVKRYGPTVALDGARLTVRPGEAHALVGRNGAGKSTLVSVLTGMERPDAGRVTFGGEPAPGWGDTAAWQRRVACVYQKSMTVPELTVAENLYLGRFQGARTIRWRALHTRARELLAEYGVEVDTAARIRDLGVEQRQFVEIARALSFGARLIILDEPTARLDAGGIDRLFAKLRALRAQGVAFLFISHHLQEVHELCDTVTVFRDARHVLTAPVPGLAKDALVAAMTGEEPAAVRQPRPGVRRAGEPVLRTEALAVDGHFAPLDLTVRAGEVVGLAGATAGGSTAIGETLVGLRTPDAGRIAVRGRPVRTGSVPHALDAGIGYVPEDRHREGLIPHRSVAENATLTVTGRLGPMGTVLPSRTRAFARRMIEALDIKATGPGQPVSGLSGGNQQKVVIARALAREPAVLVAIRPTNGVDVKSKDALLGVVREVADGGSGAVIVSDELDDLRVCDRVLAVFHGRVTAEFPAGWRDHELVAAMEGMAAGGRGQHQPPGTGGGRDAAPDSPGREGTEGTAS, from the coding sequence GTGGAGACCCACGACCGGGCGGCGGCGGTGCACGCCGAGGGGATCGTCAAACGCTACGGGCCCACCGTCGCCCTCGACGGCGCCCGGCTGACCGTACGGCCCGGTGAGGCGCATGCCCTCGTCGGCCGCAACGGGGCCGGCAAATCCACCCTGGTGTCCGTGCTGACCGGTATGGAACGCCCGGACGCCGGCCGGGTCACCTTCGGTGGGGAACCGGCGCCCGGCTGGGGCGACACCGCCGCCTGGCAGCGCAGGGTCGCCTGCGTCTACCAGAAGTCGATGACCGTGCCGGAGCTGACCGTCGCGGAGAACCTCTACCTGGGCCGCTTCCAGGGCGCGCGCACCATCCGCTGGCGGGCGCTGCACACCCGCGCCCGCGAACTGCTCGCCGAGTACGGCGTCGAGGTCGACACCGCCGCCCGGATCCGGGATCTCGGCGTCGAACAGCGGCAGTTCGTGGAGATCGCCCGCGCGCTGTCCTTCGGCGCCCGGCTGATCATCCTCGACGAGCCCACCGCCCGGCTCGACGCGGGCGGCATCGACCGGCTCTTCGCCAAGCTGCGCGCGCTGCGCGCCCAGGGCGTGGCCTTCCTGTTCATCTCGCACCATCTGCAGGAGGTCCACGAGCTCTGCGACACCGTCACCGTCTTCCGTGACGCCCGGCATGTGCTGACCGCGCCCGTGCCGGGGCTGGCCAAGGACGCGCTGGTGGCGGCGATGACGGGGGAGGAGCCGGCCGCCGTACGGCAGCCGCGGCCGGGCGTGCGCCGGGCGGGCGAGCCGGTGCTGCGGACCGAGGCCCTGGCCGTGGACGGGCACTTCGCGCCGCTCGACCTGACCGTACGGGCCGGTGAAGTGGTGGGGCTCGCGGGCGCCACGGCCGGCGGGAGCACCGCGATCGGCGAGACCCTGGTGGGGCTGCGGACGCCGGACGCCGGACGGATCGCGGTGCGCGGGCGCCCGGTCCGTACGGGCAGCGTCCCGCACGCCCTCGACGCGGGCATCGGCTATGTCCCCGAGGACCGGCACCGCGAGGGGCTGATCCCGCACCGCAGCGTCGCCGAGAACGCCACCCTCACCGTCACCGGCCGGCTCGGGCCGATGGGCACCGTACTGCCCTCCCGGACCCGCGCGTTCGCCCGGCGGATGATCGAGGCCCTCGACATCAAGGCGACCGGGCCCGGCCAGCCGGTGTCCGGGCTCTCCGGCGGCAACCAGCAGAAGGTCGTGATCGCCCGTGCGCTGGCCCGTGAGCCCGCGGTGCTGGTCGCCATCCGGCCCACCAACGGCGTCGACGTCAAGTCCAAGGACGCGCTGCTGGGCGTCGTACGGGAGGTCGCGGACGGCGGCAGCGGCGCCGTGATCGTCTCCGACGAGCTGGACGACCTCCGGGTCTGCGACCGGGTGCTGGCGGTCTTCCACGGCCGGGTGACCGCCGAATTCCCGGCCGGCTGGCGCGACCACGAACTGGTCGCCGCGATGGAGGGGATGGCCGCCGGCGGCCGCGGTCAGCACCAGCCGCCCGGCACCGGCGGCGGCCGGGACGCCGCACCGGACTCACCGGGCAGGGAAGGAACGGAAGGGACCGCGTCATGA
- a CDS encoding ABC transporter permease, with protein MTETASPPATDAVDRPPPRRRPRIEPARWRDFSLVPVIFVLGVIGFIVSPAFLTQDNLIGVIQQSTELGLLVLGEALILISGRMDLSLESTIGLAPVLALWLVMPADGARFAGLELFPAWTAIPLCLAVGAAVGAANGFLILTLRVNGFIATLGMLTMLRGLQVGISEGRSIGNVPESFAYLGKADWLGVPAAVWICLALFALGGAALGYLRHGRALYAIGGNPEAARAAGIRVDRLTWIVLALGGVLAAFAGILYTGHYGAVSASQGNGWIFQVFAAAVIGGIGLKGGRGTLFGALTGVLTLQLVINVMTLGGVPPLWTQFLNGVIIIVALVISRFTSGEKQD; from the coding sequence ATGACCGAGACCGCATCGCCGCCGGCCACCGACGCGGTGGACCGGCCGCCGCCGCGCCGCCGGCCCCGGATCGAGCCGGCCCGCTGGCGGGACTTCTCCCTGGTGCCGGTGATCTTCGTGCTGGGCGTCATCGGCTTCATCGTGTCGCCCGCGTTCCTCACCCAGGACAACCTCATCGGCGTCATCCAGCAGTCCACCGAGCTGGGCCTGCTGGTGCTCGGCGAGGCGCTGATCCTCATCAGCGGGCGGATGGATCTGTCGCTGGAGTCGACCATCGGCCTGGCGCCGGTGCTCGCCCTGTGGCTGGTGATGCCCGCGGACGGCGCCCGCTTCGCCGGGCTGGAGCTCTTCCCCGCCTGGACGGCGATCCCGCTCTGCCTGGCCGTGGGCGCGGCGGTCGGCGCCGCCAACGGCTTCCTCATCCTCACCCTGCGGGTCAACGGCTTCATCGCCACCCTCGGCATGCTCACCATGCTCCGCGGCCTGCAAGTGGGCATCTCCGAGGGCCGGTCCATCGGCAATGTGCCGGAGTCCTTCGCCTATCTGGGCAAGGCCGACTGGCTGGGCGTACCGGCCGCCGTCTGGATCTGCCTCGCCCTCTTCGCGCTCGGCGGCGCGGCCCTCGGCTACCTCCGGCACGGGCGGGCGCTGTACGCCATCGGCGGCAACCCGGAGGCGGCCCGCGCGGCCGGCATCCGGGTGGACCGGCTCACCTGGATCGTGCTGGCCCTCGGCGGGGTGCTCGCCGCCTTTGCGGGGATCCTCTACACCGGCCACTACGGCGCGGTCTCCGCGAGCCAGGGCAACGGCTGGATCTTCCAGGTCTTCGCCGCCGCGGTGATCGGCGGGATCGGCCTCAAGGGCGGCCGGGGCACCCTCTTCGGCGCGCTCACCGGCGTCCTCACGCTCCAGCTCGTGATCAATGTGATGACGCTGGGCGGGGTGCCACCACTGTGGACGCAGTTCCTCAACGGCGTGATCATCATCGTCGCGCTGGTCATCTCCCGCTTCACCAGCGGCGAGAAGCAGGACTGA
- a CDS encoding aldo/keto reductase, with protein MRYPPYGPRELGRTGVTVPPLGLGCAPLGNLYRAVPEEQAREVVHTALATGAGYFDTAPHYGVGLSEERLGRALRGHDRASYTLSTKVGRRLRPLAPGERAAGEGFVDTPARARVRDLSRDGIRATLDASLTRLGVDAVDIVYLHDVEDQLREVYETGFPALAELRAQGVVRAIGFGMNHSAPLARLVADLDADVVLCAGRWTLLERTAAGDLLPVCARRGTSVVVGGVYNSGLLADPSLGAPYNYAPAPAPLLDRARQLAACCAEFNIPLKAAALRFPFGHPAIAAAVVGAATPEEMAENARLFTQQIPDELWHTLVARGLLDPDLPLPLND; from the coding sequence ATGCGCTATCCCCCTTACGGGCCACGGGAGTTGGGACGTACCGGTGTCACCGTCCCGCCCCTGGGGCTGGGCTGTGCACCGCTCGGCAACCTCTACCGCGCCGTCCCGGAGGAGCAGGCCCGCGAGGTCGTCCACACCGCCCTCGCCACCGGCGCCGGCTACTTCGACACCGCACCCCACTACGGCGTGGGCCTGTCCGAGGAGCGCCTCGGCCGGGCGCTGCGCGGCCACGACCGCGCCTCCTACACCCTCTCCACCAAGGTCGGCCGCCGGCTGCGCCCGCTCGCCCCGGGGGAACGCGCGGCGGGCGAGGGCTTCGTGGACACCCCCGCGCGGGCCCGCGTACGGGACCTCTCCCGCGACGGCATCCGCGCCACCCTCGACGCGTCCCTGACGCGGCTCGGGGTGGACGCCGTCGACATCGTCTATCTGCACGACGTCGAGGACCAGCTGCGCGAGGTGTACGAGACGGGCTTCCCGGCCCTTGCGGAGCTGCGCGCACAGGGGGTGGTCCGGGCCATCGGATTCGGGATGAACCACAGCGCTCCGCTGGCCCGTCTGGTCGCCGACCTCGATGCCGACGTGGTGCTCTGCGCCGGCCGCTGGACCCTGCTGGAGCGCACCGCCGCCGGTGATCTGCTGCCGGTCTGCGCCCGCCGCGGCACCTCGGTGGTCGTCGGCGGCGTCTACAACTCCGGCCTGCTGGCCGACCCCTCACTCGGAGCGCCCTACAACTACGCCCCGGCCCCGGCCCCGTTGCTCGACCGCGCGCGTCAACTTGCCGCCTGCTGCGCAGAGTTCAATATCCCCCTCAAAGCGGCGGCGCTCCGCTTCCCTTTCGGACACCCTGCCATCGCCGCGGCCGTTGTCGGCGCCGCCACACCGGAGGAGATGGCCGAGAACGCGAGGCTGTTCACCCAGCAGATCCCGGACGAGCTGTGGCATACGCTCGTCGCCCGCGGCCTGCTCGACCCCGATCTGCCGCTGCCCCTGAACGACTGA
- a CDS encoding amidohydrolase family protein — protein MRIDAHHHLWDLSRREQPWMDGPWADPIRRGYALSDLTPHLAEHGIDGTVLVQSSSSYEETAELLALAVGDGPVAGVVGWADLRDPALAEVLAALPAGLVGIRHQVQDEPDPDWLTRPDVLRGLGALAGAGLVYDLLVTPRELPAAHTAVRALPQLAFVLDHAGKPPVVTGEWQPWADAVTALAALPNVSCKLSGLVTEADREAWRPQQILPYARHVLDAFGPGRMMFGSDWPVCTLAAGYEDVVALAEAATGQLAAAERSDVFGGTAGRVYGIGTPPAPALPGR, from the coding sequence ATGCGTATCGACGCCCATCACCACCTGTGGGACCTCAGCCGGCGGGAACAGCCCTGGATGGACGGGCCCTGGGCCGATCCGATCCGCCGCGGCTACGCGCTGTCCGACCTCACTCCTCATCTGGCCGAGCACGGCATCGACGGCACGGTCCTCGTCCAGTCGTCGTCCTCGTACGAGGAGACCGCCGAACTCCTCGCCCTCGCGGTGGGGGACGGCCCGGTCGCCGGTGTCGTCGGCTGGGCCGACCTCCGCGACCCGGCGCTCGCCGAGGTCCTCGCGGCGCTGCCCGCCGGTCTGGTCGGCATCCGCCACCAGGTGCAGGACGAACCGGACCCCGACTGGCTCACCCGCCCGGACGTGCTGCGCGGCCTGGGCGCCCTGGCCGGCGCCGGGCTGGTCTACGACCTGCTGGTCACCCCGCGCGAACTGCCCGCCGCACACACCGCGGTACGCGCCCTGCCCCAGCTTGCCTTTGTGCTGGACCATGCCGGCAAACCGCCGGTCGTCACGGGGGAGTGGCAGCCGTGGGCGGACGCCGTCACCGCCCTCGCCGCGCTCCCGAACGTCAGCTGCAAGCTGTCCGGGCTGGTCACCGAGGCGGACCGGGAAGCCTGGCGGCCGCAGCAGATCCTGCCCTACGCCCGGCACGTCCTGGACGCCTTCGGCCCCGGCCGGATGATGTTCGGCTCCGACTGGCCGGTGTGCACCCTGGCCGCCGGCTACGAGGACGTCGTGGCGCTCGCGGAGGCGGCCACCGGGCAGCTCGCGGCTGCGGAGCGGTCGGACGTCTTCGGGGGAACGGCCGGGCGGGTCTACGGGATCGGGACGCCGCCGGCACCCGCGCTCCCGGGCCGCTGA
- a CDS encoding SDR family NAD(P)-dependent oxidoreductase, whose product MTATATTAATTEAGDGTRPLTGKAALVTGGSRGIGRAIALRLAADGAAVALTYRNGQDRAEQVVKEIERAGGQAWAVRADCGDAEAVWASVAGTVDRFGRLDILVNNAGVGVIGPFEGISLDDVDRVLGTNVRAPFLAAQAAAAHLTEGGRIISIGSCMAERVAFPGGTLYATSKAALTGLTKTLARELGPRGITANLVHPGPIDTDMNPADGESAAMQAGFTALGAYGRASDVAATVAHLAGDGGRYITGASIAVDGGFAV is encoded by the coding sequence ATGACGGCGACGGCGACGACGGCGGCGACGACGGAGGCGGGGGACGGCACCCGGCCGCTCACCGGCAAGGCGGCCCTGGTGACCGGCGGGAGCCGGGGGATCGGCCGGGCGATCGCGCTGCGGCTGGCCGCCGACGGGGCGGCGGTGGCCCTGACCTACCGGAACGGGCAGGACCGGGCCGAACAGGTCGTCAAGGAGATCGAGCGGGCAGGCGGACAGGCCTGGGCCGTCCGGGCCGACTGCGGGGACGCGGAAGCGGTGTGGGCCTCGGTGGCCGGCACCGTCGACCGCTTCGGGCGGCTGGACATCCTGGTGAACAACGCCGGCGTCGGTGTGATCGGACCGTTCGAGGGGATCTCCCTCGACGATGTCGACCGGGTCCTGGGGACCAACGTCCGGGCGCCGTTCCTGGCGGCGCAGGCCGCGGCCGCGCATCTGACCGAGGGCGGCCGGATCATCTCCATCGGCAGCTGTATGGCCGAGCGGGTGGCCTTCCCCGGCGGCACCCTCTACGCCACCAGCAAGGCCGCGCTCACCGGCCTGACCAAGACCCTGGCCAGGGAACTGGGGCCGCGCGGCATCACCGCCAACCTCGTGCACCCGGGCCCCATCGACACCGATATGAACCCCGCCGACGGCGAGAGCGCGGCGATGCAGGCCGGGTTCACCGCGCTGGGGGCGTACGGCCGGGCCTCGGACGTCGCGGCGACCGTGGCCCATCTGGCGGGCGACGGCGGGCGGTACATCACGGGCGCCTCGATCGCCGTGGACGGAGGCTTCGCGGTCTGA
- a CDS encoding FadR/GntR family transcriptional regulator has protein sequence MAVTDEAIEKIKGMIVSGALRPGDRLPKESELASELGLSRNSLREAVRALSLIRILDVRQGDGTYVTSLDPQLLLEAMSFVVDFHRDDTVLEFLAVRRILEPAATAMAAGRIGLEELDALEAQLNALGPSPSVEDLVACDLEFHRGIVAASGNSVLCSLLEGLSGPTTRARVWRGLTQKDAVARTLTEHRAILGALRDRDAEAARAWATVHIASVEQWLRASL, from the coding sequence ATGGCGGTCACCGACGAGGCCATCGAGAAGATCAAGGGCATGATCGTCTCCGGGGCGCTGCGGCCGGGCGACCGGCTGCCGAAGGAGAGCGAGCTGGCTTCCGAGCTCGGACTGTCCCGCAACTCACTGCGCGAGGCGGTGCGCGCGCTCTCCCTCATCCGCATCCTGGATGTGCGCCAGGGCGACGGCACCTATGTCACCAGCCTCGATCCGCAACTCCTGCTGGAGGCGATGAGTTTCGTGGTGGACTTCCACCGCGACGACACGGTGCTGGAGTTCCTCGCCGTCCGCCGGATCCTGGAGCCGGCCGCCACGGCGATGGCGGCCGGCCGGATAGGCCTGGAGGAACTCGACGCCCTGGAGGCCCAGTTGAACGCGCTGGGGCCGAGCCCCTCGGTCGAGGATCTGGTCGCCTGTGATCTGGAGTTCCACCGCGGGATCGTCGCGGCGTCCGGCAACTCCGTGCTCTGCTCGCTGCTGGAGGGGCTGTCCGGGCCGACCACCCGGGCCAGGGTCTGGCGGGGACTGACCCAGAAGGATGCGGTGGCCCGCACCCTCACCGAGCACCGGGCGATCCTCGGCGCGCTGCGCGACCGGGACGCGGAGGCGGCGCGGGCCTGGGCGACGGTGCACATCGCGAGCGTGGAGCAGTGGCTGCGCGCCTCGCTGTGA